A single window of Flavobacterium sp. 140616W15 DNA harbors:
- a CDS encoding YhcG family protein, protein MSTDLQNKVIFQQVVELLQSARQQVLRTVNSTMVCTYFEIGRMIVEEEQNGKERAQYGKQLLKGLSEQLTKEFGKGFSLVNLENMRKFYLAYSISESVSQISQIQKTQSLTGEFKSQKTQSVVTQFNKLDYQVLSSFFKLTWTHYIFLMRIDDENERQFYEIESEKHNWSVRELKRQYDSALYTRLSLSRDKEGVLKLSEKGQIIEKPKDIIKDPYILEFLGLPELHQYSELQLEEEIINKLEHFLLELGHGFTFVARQKRITFDDKHFRIDLVFYNRILKCSVLIDLKIGELRHQDLGQMQMYVNYYDREMRLEDENKTIGIILCQNKSEAVVRYTLPENNEQIFASKYKTVLPSVEVLKELIKSK, encoded by the coding sequence TTGTCAACCGATCTTCAAAATAAAGTCATATTTCAACAAGTAGTCGAGTTATTGCAAAGTGCCCGACAACAGGTTTTACGTACCGTAAATTCAACGATGGTTTGTACGTATTTTGAAATTGGAAGAATGATTGTTGAAGAAGAGCAAAATGGAAAAGAAAGAGCACAATACGGGAAACAATTATTAAAAGGGCTTTCTGAACAATTGACAAAAGAGTTTGGAAAAGGCTTTTCTTTAGTTAATTTGGAGAACATGAGAAAGTTTTATTTAGCTTACTCAATTTCAGAATCAGTGTCTCAGATTTCACAAATTCAAAAAACCCAGTCACTGACTGGGGAATTCAAATCTCAAAAAACGCAGTCAGTAGTTACGCAATTTAATAAATTAGATTATCAGGTATTATCTTCATTTTTTAAATTGACATGGACACACTACATTTTCTTAATGCGAATTGATGATGAAAATGAAAGACAGTTTTATGAAATAGAATCAGAGAAACACAATTGGAGTGTTCGAGAATTAAAACGACAGTATGATTCTGCGCTTTACACCAGATTATCTTTAAGTCGCGATAAAGAAGGTGTTTTAAAGCTGTCTGAAAAAGGACAGATTATTGAAAAACCTAAAGACATTATTAAAGATCCATATATACTTGAATTTTTAGGATTGCCTGAATTGCATCAATATTCAGAATTGCAACTAGAAGAAGAAATTATTAATAAACTAGAACATTTTTTACTAGAGTTGGGACATGGATTCACCTTCGTCGCAAGACAAAAAAGAATTACATTTGATGATAAACATTTCCGAATAGATTTAGTTTTTTATAATAGAATTTTAAAATGTTCTGTACTTATTGATTTAAAAATAGGGGAATTAAGACATCAAGATTTAGGTCAGATGCAAATGTATGTTAACTATTATGATAGAGAAATGCGTTTGGAAGATGAAAATAAAACGATTGGAATTATACTTTGCCAAAACAAAAGTGAGGCAGTAGTAAGATATACTTTACCAGAGAATAATGAGCAAATTTTTGCCAGTAAATATAAAACAGTGTTACCAAGTGTTGAGGTTTTAAAAGAACTCATCAAAAGCAAATAG
- a CDS encoding DNA gyrase/topoisomerase IV subunit A, translated as MKDEEDDNIIPDNEENNSEDTNSYDDNQEEDESDEIIEVDAKSFEGGHFYDNNDESGDTITKVTGMYKDWFLDYASYVILERAVPAIEDGFKPVQRRIMHSLKELDDGRYNKVANVVGHTMQYHPHGDASIGDAMVQIGQKDLLIDCQGNWGNILTGDGAAASRYIEARLSKFALEVLYSPKITDWGVSYDGRRAEPNNLPVKFPLLLAQGAEGIAVGLSTKVLPHNFNELIDASIKILKGKPFTLYPDFMTQGIADISNYNDGLRGGRVRVRAKIAQLDKNTLVITQIPFSTNTTTLIDSILKANEKGKIKIKKIEDNTAADVEILIHLFPGVSPDKTIDALFAFTACETSVAPLGCVIEDNKPLFIGVSAMLKISTNRTVDLLRQELEIQLEELKNKWHFSTLEKIFIREEMYIDFKLYSDRETLYKYLYDRFEPFKKSFVRDINDDDLQRLTQIPMIRITRFDSDKADDFIAKLEDEMKEVEYNLENLTDFAIAYFAKLKEKYGKGRERQTELRVFDNVEATKVVLRNTKLYVNREEGFVGTSLKKDEYLTDCSDIDDVIVFLRDGKMIITKVDSKTFVGKDIIHVAIFDKSDKRTIYNMMYRDGKSGPSYIKRFNVSGVTRDKAYDLTNETAGSQVVYFSHNPNGEAEVITILLRQVGSIKKLKFDIDFAALAIKGRGSKGNLVTKYPIKKIELKEKGISTLLPRKVWFDDTVKRLNVDARGELLGEFKPSDKILIISQTGKLKVIIPELSTHFDEDMIVLEKWKPKKPISAIYFDGEKERYFLKRFLVETENKEESFITDHPNSQLEIVSTDYRPVAQLVFTKVKGVQKEDLHIDVEDFIAVKGFKALGNQLTADKLKQVNLLDPLPFEEPVEEIPAKPELSEEDSVGTELDDDGQIGLVLE; from the coding sequence ATGAAAGACGAAGAAGACGATAACATAATTCCAGATAACGAAGAAAATAACTCGGAGGATACTAATTCTTATGATGACAATCAAGAAGAAGATGAATCTGATGAAATTATCGAAGTAGATGCTAAATCTTTTGAAGGAGGGCATTTTTACGATAATAATGATGAGAGTGGTGATACCATTACCAAAGTTACCGGAATGTATAAAGACTGGTTCTTGGATTATGCCTCGTACGTAATTCTGGAACGTGCTGTTCCTGCTATCGAAGACGGATTTAAGCCTGTACAGCGTCGTATTATGCATTCTCTTAAAGAGTTGGATGATGGTCGTTATAATAAAGTTGCCAATGTAGTGGGGCACACCATGCAGTATCATCCACACGGAGATGCGAGTATTGGTGATGCAATGGTACAAATTGGTCAAAAAGATTTATTGATAGATTGTCAAGGAAACTGGGGTAATATCTTAACAGGAGATGGAGCTGCAGCTTCACGTTATATTGAGGCACGTTTATCTAAATTTGCTTTAGAGGTTTTATACTCACCAAAAATTACCGATTGGGGTGTTTCATATGATGGTCGTCGTGCAGAACCAAATAATCTTCCAGTAAAATTTCCTTTGCTTTTGGCACAAGGAGCCGAAGGTATTGCAGTAGGACTTTCGACTAAAGTATTGCCACATAACTTTAATGAATTAATCGATGCTTCGATAAAAATTCTTAAAGGAAAACCGTTTACATTGTATCCTGATTTTATGACTCAGGGTATTGCTGATATTTCTAATTATAATGATGGATTGCGTGGCGGACGTGTACGTGTACGTGCCAAAATTGCACAATTAGACAAGAATACACTTGTAATTACACAAATTCCGTTTTCGACCAATACGACTACTTTAATTGATAGTATTTTGAAAGCCAATGAAAAAGGCAAAATCAAAATCAAGAAAATTGAAGATAATACTGCGGCCGATGTAGAAATTTTGATTCACCTTTTTCCAGGAGTTTCACCAGATAAAACAATTGATGCATTGTTTGCATTTACAGCTTGCGAAACCTCTGTCGCACCTTTAGGTTGCGTTATTGAAGATAATAAGCCGTTGTTTATTGGAGTTTCTGCAATGTTGAAGATTTCAACAAACAGAACAGTTGATTTGCTCCGACAAGAATTAGAAATTCAATTAGAGGAATTAAAAAATAAATGGCATTTCTCTACTTTAGAGAAAATCTTCATTCGTGAGGAAATGTACATTGATTTCAAATTATATTCTGATAGAGAAACGTTATATAAATATTTATATGACCGATTTGAACCTTTCAAAAAATCATTTGTCAGAGATATCAACGATGATGATTTACAGCGTTTGACTCAAATTCCGATGATTCGTATTACCCGTTTTGATTCTGATAAAGCCGATGATTTTATCGCTAAGTTAGAAGATGAAATGAAGGAAGTAGAATACAATCTGGAAAATTTAACAGATTTTGCGATTGCTTATTTTGCTAAATTAAAGGAGAAATATGGAAAGGGACGTGAGCGTCAGACTGAACTTCGTGTTTTTGACAATGTTGAGGCTACAAAAGTAGTTTTACGTAATACAAAACTGTATGTAAATCGCGAAGAAGGTTTCGTAGGAACCAGCTTGAAAAAAGACGAATATTTAACGGATTGTTCGGATATAGATGATGTAATTGTGTTTTTACGAGATGGTAAAATGATAATTACAAAAGTTGATTCTAAGACCTTTGTAGGTAAAGATATCATTCACGTTGCGATTTTCGATAAAAGCGATAAGCGTACGATTTATAATATGATGTATCGTGATGGAAAGTCAGGGCCTTCATACATAAAACGTTTTAACGTTTCGGGGGTAACGCGTGACAAAGCGTATGATTTAACCAATGAAACTGCAGGTTCACAAGTCGTTTATTTTTCACATAACCCAAATGGAGAGGCTGAGGTAATTACTATTTTGTTGCGTCAGGTTGGAAGTATCAAGAAACTGAAATTCGATATTGATTTTGCTGCTTTAGCTATAAAAGGCCGTGGATCAAAAGGGAATTTAGTGACGAAATATCCAATTAAGAAAATCGAACTTAAAGAAAAAGGGATTTCGACTTTATTGCCAAGAAAAGTTTGGTTTGATGATACAGTAAAACGTCTGAATGTAGATGCTCGTGGAGAATTGTTAGGAGAATTTAAGCCAAGTGATAAGATATTAATTATTAGTCAGACAGGTAAATTGAAAGTTATTATTCCAGAATTATCAACTCATTTTGATGAAGATATGATTGTTTTGGAAAAATGGAAGCCTAAAAAGCCTATTTCGGCAATTTATTTTGATGGAGAAAAAGAACGTTACTTTTTGAAACGTTTTCTAGTTGAAACTGAAAATAAAGAAGAAAGCTTTATTACAGATCACCCAAATTCTCAATTAGAAATTGTTTCTACAGATTACCGTCCAGTGGCACAATTGGTTTTTACTAAAGTGAAAGGAGTTCAAAAAGAGGACTTACATATCGATGTAGAGGATTTTATTGCTGTAAAAGGATTTAAAGCATTAGGAAATCAGCTAACAGCCGATAAGTTAAAACAAGTTAATTTATTAGATCCGCTACCGTTTGAAGAACCAGTAGAAGAAATTCCAGCAAAACCAGAACTATCCGAAGAAGATTCGGTTGGAACAGAACTTGATGATGATGGACAAATTGGATTGGTTTTAGAATAA
- a CDS encoding TerC family protein, with protein sequence MEVFLNPDAWIALLTLTFLEIILGIDNIIFISIVTGKLPPEERKKATRIGLFLAMFMRIALLMGISYLIAMKATVFSINWGWLNADFTGQALILLGGGLFLIYKSTKEISEKVDHKGEEEQTLKGVAKKSFSNVIVQILLIDLIFSVDSILTAVGMTNGVTGALTIMITAVIISVMVMMLFAVPVGNFVNANPSIQILGLAFLILIGFMLITESMHLSNASLVGEHIGAVPKGYLYFAISFSLAVEFINMKMRKRSKS encoded by the coding sequence ATGGAAGTATTTTTAAATCCAGATGCATGGATTGCCTTATTGACACTGACTTTTCTTGAAATTATTTTAGGAATTGACAATATCATTTTTATATCGATAGTAACAGGCAAACTACCACCCGAAGAGCGTAAAAAAGCGACTCGAATTGGTTTGTTTTTGGCCATGTTCATGCGTATTGCTCTATTAATGGGTATCTCTTACTTAATAGCAATGAAAGCAACTGTTTTTAGCATTAATTGGGGTTGGTTAAATGCCGATTTTACTGGACAAGCTTTGATTTTATTAGGTGGTGGATTATTCTTGATCTATAAAAGCACCAAAGAAATAAGTGAAAAAGTAGATCATAAAGGCGAAGAAGAACAAACACTTAAAGGTGTTGCCAAAAAGTCTTTTTCGAATGTAATTGTACAAATTTTACTAATCGATTTAATATTTTCTGTAGATTCTATCCTGACTGCTGTAGGAATGACAAATGGTGTTACAGGTGCTTTAACGATTATGATTACAGCCGTTATTATTTCGGTAATGGTAATGATGTTGTTTGCTGTTCCTGTTGGAAATTTTGTAAATGCAAACCCTTCTATACAAATTTTAGGATTAGCCTTTTTAATCTTAATTGGATTTATGCTAATCACCGAAAGTATGCACCTATCTAATGCATCTCTAGTTGGAGAACATATTGGCGCAGTACCAAAAGGATACTTGTATTTTGCCATATCATTCTCATTGGCTGTAGAGTTTATTAATATGAAAATGAGAAAACGATCAAAATCATAA
- a CDS encoding DNA topoisomerase IV, with translation MKKLLLLPLLLIVASCYNAEHNCKDFKTGKFKFEFEVDGVKKTTLFERKDDIEIETFEGKTDTATIRWVSDCEYVLQKKHPKNKAEEKAIGMKILSTTKDSYTFEFGMVGSNQKQRGTVVRID, from the coding sequence ATGAAAAAATTACTATTACTCCCTTTATTACTTATTGTTGCTTCTTGTTACAATGCCGAACACAATTGCAAGGATTTTAAAACTGGAAAATTCAAGTTTGAATTTGAAGTTGATGGAGTAAAGAAAACAACTCTTTTTGAACGAAAAGATGATATTGAAATCGAAACTTTTGAAGGCAAAACCGATACTGCAACTATTCGTTGGGTAAGCGATTGCGAATATGTTCTACAAAAGAAACATCCAAAAAATAAAGCCGAAGAGAAAGCTATCGGAATGAAAATTTTAAGCACTACCAAAGATTCGTATACTTTTGAGTTCGGAATGGTTGGTTCTAACCAAAAACAACGTGGAACCGTTGTTCGAATAGATTAA
- a CDS encoding DUF1572 family protein: MNASESYLESIKKQFLYYKTLGEKAIAQLEPEQLFVTVNEDTNSIATIVKHLSGNMLSRWTDFLTTDGEKEWRNRDDEFENDIQSKDEVMVTWEKGWKCLFDALNSLQPNQLSDIIYIRNEGHTVIEAINRQLAHYPYHVGQIVFYAKQLKNSSWQSLSIPKKESNNYNAIKFAQEKEIKNFTDEELKKLK; encoded by the coding sequence ATGAATGCATCCGAATCGTATTTAGAAAGTATAAAAAAACAGTTTTTATATTATAAAACCCTAGGTGAAAAAGCAATCGCACAACTCGAACCCGAACAGCTTTTTGTTACCGTAAATGAAGATACAAATAGTATTGCTACTATAGTAAAACACCTCTCAGGTAACATGCTTTCGCGTTGGACCGATTTCCTTACAACAGATGGTGAAAAAGAATGGCGTAATCGGGATGACGAATTTGAAAATGACATACAATCAAAGGATGAAGTAATGGTTACTTGGGAGAAAGGCTGGAAATGCCTTTTTGATGCTTTAAACAGCTTACAGCCCAACCAACTCTCAGACATTATATATATTAGAAACGAAGGGCATACTGTTATTGAAGCCATCAACAGACAATTAGCACATTATCCTTATCATGTGGGGCAAATTGTATTTTATGCCAAACAATTAAAAAACAGTAGCTGGCAAAGCCTATCAATTCCGAAAAAAGAATCGAATAACTACAATGCAATAAAATTTGCACAAGAAAAAGAAATTAAGAACTTTACAGACGAAGAACTTAAGAAATTAAAATAA
- a CDS encoding pentapeptide repeat-containing protein, which produces MDSLIHIQKTFDKVVYIDKKINNREFEDCVFRNCDFSNSNFAYNTFLDCEFIDCNLSMTSLKGTSLKNVTFKNCKLLGIAFNECEDFLFQVYFEESALDYASFSNKKMPKTKFINCSMKETTFIGTNLTSSVFDNCNLEGAIFNETQLASVNFKTAYNFKIDPEFNPMKKAQFSTEGVLGLLDKYDIKIV; this is translated from the coding sequence ATGGATAGCTTAATTCATATTCAAAAAACATTCGATAAGGTTGTCTATATTGATAAGAAAATAAACAATCGCGAATTTGAAGATTGTGTATTTAGAAACTGTGATTTCTCAAACAGTAATTTTGCCTACAATACTTTTTTAGATTGTGAATTTATCGATTGTAATTTATCGATGACTAGTTTAAAAGGAACAAGTTTAAAAAATGTAACCTTTAAGAACTGCAAACTCCTCGGAATTGCATTTAATGAATGTGAAGATTTTCTATTTCAGGTATATTTTGAAGAATCTGCTTTAGACTACGCTTCATTTTCGAATAAAAAAATGCCAAAAACAAAATTTATAAATTGTTCGATGAAAGAAACTACTTTTATTGGTACCAACTTAACAAGTTCTGTTTTTGACAATTGTAATCTGGAAGGAGCCATTTTTAACGAAACACAATTGGCTAGTGTTAATTTTAAAACTGCTTATAATTTTAAAATTGACCCAGAATTTAATCCCATGAAAAAAGCACAATTCTCAACCGAAGGTGTTTTGGGACTTTTGGATAAATATGACATTAAAATTGTATAA
- a CDS encoding DUF6095 family protein encodes MGTNKELIGKGIKYLSGSLPLLFIGPSVIYNAFMNKQNVWHYLVLAIGIIACLAGMYLIFYGLKTIMRGLFND; translated from the coding sequence ATGGGAACAAACAAAGAGTTAATAGGAAAAGGAATTAAATATTTATCTGGGTCTTTACCCCTATTATTTATTGGTCCATCGGTAATATACAATGCGTTTATGAACAAGCAAAACGTTTGGCATTACTTGGTTCTTGCTATTGGTATCATTGCCTGTTTAGCCGGAATGTATTTAATCTTTTATGGTTTAAAAACAATTATGCGAGGTCTATTTAATGACTAA
- the murQ gene encoding N-acetylmuramic acid 6-phosphate etherase yields MTFTKITEQSSKYEHLEKMSVHDLLTNINQEDKTVPFAVEKAIPQIEALVAQIVTKLKLGGRLFYIGAGTSGRLAIVDASECPPTFGVPFDLVNGIIAGGDKAIRQAVENAEDNPKQAWIDLQAHNITENDVVIGIAASGTTPYVIGGLERCNENNIITGCITCNAESPLSQTAQFPIEVVVGPEFITGSSRMKAGTAQKLVLNMISTTAMIQLGKVKGNKMVDMQLSNSKLVDRGVKMIMSEIPVSYEQAAELLHTYGSVRKAIENHNI; encoded by the coding sequence ATGACATTTACAAAAATAACAGAGCAGTCCTCAAAATACGAACATCTGGAAAAAATGTCTGTACATGACTTACTGACTAACATTAATCAGGAAGATAAAACAGTTCCCTTTGCAGTAGAAAAAGCAATTCCACAAATAGAAGCTTTAGTAGCTCAAATCGTAACCAAACTAAAACTTGGCGGACGATTATTTTATATAGGAGCAGGAACATCTGGTCGTTTAGCAATTGTAGATGCTTCAGAATGTCCTCCTACGTTTGGTGTTCCATTCGATTTAGTAAACGGAATCATTGCAGGTGGAGACAAAGCTATTCGCCAAGCTGTAGAAAATGCCGAAGATAATCCAAAACAAGCATGGATCGACCTACAAGCACATAACATTACCGAAAATGATGTTGTAATAGGTATTGCAGCCTCAGGAACTACTCCTTACGTGATTGGAGGATTAGAGCGTTGCAATGAAAATAATATTATTACGGGATGCATAACATGCAATGCCGAAAGTCCACTTTCGCAAACAGCACAATTCCCAATAGAAGTGGTTGTAGGACCTGAATTCATTACTGGAAGCTCCAGAATGAAAGCTGGAACCGCACAAAAATTGGTTCTTAATATGATTTCGACAACGGCTATGATTCAACTCGGAAAAGTAAAAGGGAACAAAATGGTTGATATGCAATTAAGCAACAGCAAATTAGTTGACCGTGGTGTAAAAATGATTATGAGCGAAATTCCCGTCTCATACGAACAAGCAGCTGAACTATTGCATACTTATGGAAGTGTACGAAAAGCAATAGAGAATCATAATATATAA
- a CDS encoding ZIP family metal transporter, with translation MNYLLPLLSVLLGYMVALVLKPKDKTNLKLLLAFSGSFLLSLTVMHLLPEVYESHNHNIGLFIMLGILFQIILEFFSKGAEHGHVHGHAKMSQIPWLLFISLCIHAFLEGFPVSHHHDIAIGIAIHHLPIAIILTTFFINAHLNKKAIFAFMITFAIMTPLGTIASVYLPFLNDYYTEITAVVIGILFHISSTIIFESSEGHKFNIAKISMIIFGIALAYFI, from the coding sequence ATGAATTATCTATTACCCTTACTTTCTGTATTATTAGGATATATGGTTGCGTTGGTGCTAAAACCAAAAGACAAGACCAATCTTAAACTATTATTGGCATTTAGCGGATCATTTCTGCTATCGCTTACAGTGATGCATTTACTGCCAGAAGTATACGAATCACACAACCATAATATTGGATTATTTATAATGCTGGGGATTTTATTCCAAATCATACTTGAATTTTTCTCTAAAGGAGCCGAGCACGGACATGTTCATGGTCACGCCAAAATGTCACAAATTCCGTGGTTACTCTTTATTAGTTTATGCATACACGCTTTCCTTGAAGGATTCCCTGTAAGTCACCACCATGATATTGCCATTGGTATTGCTATACATCACCTACCAATTGCAATCATACTTACGACCTTTTTTATTAATGCACATCTTAACAAAAAAGCCATTTTTGCATTTATGATAACATTTGCAATCATGACACCACTAGGAACAATCGCATCTGTGTATTTACCATTTTTAAATGATTACTACACCGAAATTACAGCAGTTGTGATCGGAATATTATTCCATATTTCATCAACAATAATTTTTGAAAGCAGCGAAGGACACAAATTTAATATCGCCAAAATTTCAATGATTATTTTTGGGATTGCACTCGCCTATTTTATATAA
- a CDS encoding bifunctional 2-polyprenyl-6-hydroxyphenol methylase/3-demethylubiquinol 3-O-methyltransferase UbiG has translation MSEAHHPSVTNPNQPSENWFTSWFDTPYYHILYKDRNYREAQIFMDNLTHYLNLPEKAKVLDLACGKGRHSIYLNQLGFNVLGADLSENSIAEASKNSNETLHFKVHDMREPFDEKFDAIFNLFTSFGYFENDEDNLTTLKAIKASLSEYGFAVIDFMNVTQVIETLVPEEIKTVDGIDFHIKRYIEDGHIFKEIDFEDQGKKFHFTEKVKALTLKDFEDLMEQAGIFLLDLFGDYKLKKFHKTESERLIMIFK, from the coding sequence ATGTCTGAAGCACATCACCCATCTGTAACAAATCCAAATCAACCATCCGAAAACTGGTTCACTTCTTGGTTTGATACACCATATTATCATATATTATACAAAGACAGAAATTATAGAGAAGCGCAAATCTTCATGGATAATCTTACGCACTATCTTAATCTTCCAGAAAAAGCCAAAGTACTTGATTTGGCATGTGGAAAAGGCCGTCATTCTATCTATTTAAACCAATTAGGATTTAATGTTCTTGGAGCAGACTTATCCGAAAATAGTATCGCCGAAGCGAGCAAAAACAGCAATGAAACTTTGCATTTTAAAGTGCATGACATGCGCGAGCCTTTTGATGAAAAATTCGATGCTATATTTAATTTATTTACCAGCTTTGGTTATTTTGAAAATGACGAAGATAATCTCACTACACTAAAAGCGATAAAAGCCAGTTTAAGTGAATATGGTTTTGCTGTAATCGATTTTATGAATGTAACACAAGTAATAGAAACACTCGTTCCTGAAGAAATAAAAACGGTCGATGGCATCGATTTTCACATCAAAAGATATATAGAAGACGGACATATTTTTAAAGAAATAGATTTTGAAGACCAAGGCAAGAAATTTCATTTTACCGAAAAAGTAAAAGCCTTAACTTTAAAAGATTTTGAAGATCTAATGGAACAAGCAGGTATTTTTCTTTTAGATTTATTTGGGGATTATAAATTAAAGAAGTTTCATAAAACCGAAAGCGAACGATTAATCATGATTTTTAAGTAA
- a CDS encoding class I SAM-dependent RNA methyltransferase: MENNFKMVAKTFFGFEEILAKELQLLGAQDVEQGVRMVSFKGDKGFMYKANLSLRTALKVLKPIYFFRANNEQGLYKGISGVNWSKLINANQTFVIDATVHSEYFNHSEFVSQKCKDAIVDQFRERTGQRPSIDKAHPDLRINVHIDKDQVSVALDTSGNSLHQRGYRTATNIAPINEVLAAGVLLLSGWEGQGHFLDPMCGSGTFLAEAAMIACNIPANINRKEFAFEKWNDWDNDLFDQIVSSLMKKTKEFHYTIKGFDKAPSAVSKAKDNIRNANLEDYITIEENNFFDTEKTTQGTLHMVFNPPYDERLDIHMEEFYKNIGDTLKKNYPGTNAWFITANLEALKFVGLKPSRKIKLFNASLEARLVKYEMYEGSKRTKFQVSE; the protein is encoded by the coding sequence ATGGAAAATAATTTTAAAATGGTGGCCAAAACCTTTTTTGGCTTTGAAGAAATTTTAGCAAAAGAATTGCAATTGCTAGGAGCACAAGATGTTGAGCAAGGGGTGAGAATGGTGAGTTTTAAAGGGGACAAGGGGTTTATGTACAAAGCCAACTTATCGTTGCGTACAGCATTGAAAGTGTTAAAACCAATTTACTTTTTTAGGGCTAATAATGAACAAGGTCTATATAAAGGTATTTCGGGTGTAAATTGGTCTAAGCTTATAAATGCCAATCAGACTTTTGTGATTGATGCAACAGTGCATTCAGAATATTTTAATCACTCTGAGTTCGTTTCTCAAAAATGTAAAGATGCTATTGTGGATCAGTTTAGAGAACGTACAGGACAACGTCCTAGTATTGACAAAGCACACCCAGACTTAAGAATAAATGTGCATATTGATAAGGACCAAGTTTCTGTTGCTTTAGATACTTCTGGTAATTCATTGCATCAACGTGGATATAGAACAGCTACAAATATCGCTCCTATAAATGAAGTATTAGCTGCAGGAGTATTGTTATTATCAGGTTGGGAAGGTCAAGGTCATTTTCTTGATCCTATGTGTGGTTCTGGAACCTTTCTTGCTGAAGCTGCTATGATTGCTTGTAATATTCCAGCGAATATAAACAGAAAAGAGTTCGCTTTTGAAAAATGGAACGATTGGGATAATGATTTATTCGATCAGATTGTAAGTAGTTTGATGAAAAAAACGAAAGAGTTTCATTATACTATAAAAGGGTTTGATAAAGCGCCAAGTGCAGTAAGCAAAGCTAAAGACAATATTAGAAATGCAAACCTAGAAGATTATATCACTATCGAAGAAAATAACTTTTTTGATACTGAGAAAACTACTCAAGGAACTTTGCACATGGTATTTAATCCTCCGTATGATGAGCGTCTGGATATTCACATGGAAGAGTTCTATAAAAATATTGGTGACACATTAAAGAAAAACTATCCTGGAACGAATGCTTGGTTTATTACGGCTAATCTTGAAGCTTTGAAGTTTGTAGGACTTAAACCGTCTAGAAAAATTAAACTTTTTAACGCAAGTTTAGAAGCTAGATTAGTGAAGTACGAAATGTACGAAGGAAGTAAGAGAACGAAGTTTCAGGTTTCTGAATAA
- a CDS encoding DUF6452 family protein — MKKILFTIIVIAFTFSSCEKDDICDPNTPTTPRLVISFLDRTNSTPKNVTNLKVIGEKMTQGIIFNENAVVESDKYLTSANTISIPLKTNEDITSFRFILNANSTNLDFVNEDVIQFNYTRQNIFVSRACGYKTIFTLNRNNPFILTDSNNPEGFWIQNVFVEEPNIEFENETHIKIYF, encoded by the coding sequence ATGAAAAAAATACTTTTTACAATAATCGTAATTGCCTTCACTTTTTCAAGCTGTGAAAAGGATGATATTTGTGATCCCAATACCCCAACTACACCTCGATTGGTGATTTCATTTTTAGATCGTACTAATTCGACCCCTAAAAATGTAACAAACCTAAAGGTAATTGGGGAAAAAATGACCCAAGGTATTATCTTTAATGAGAATGCAGTTGTTGAGTCAGATAAGTACCTCACTAGTGCAAATACCATTTCTATTCCGCTTAAAACGAATGAAGATATTACCTCTTTTCGTTTTATATTAAACGCTAATAGTACGAATCTAGATTTTGTAAACGAGGATGTAATACAATTTAATTATACGCGTCAGAACATTTTTGTTTCAAGGGCATGTGGCTATAAAACCATATTTACTTTAAATAGAAATAATCCATTTATCCTAACCGATTCTAATAATCCAGAAGGGTTTTGGATACAAAATGTTTTTGTAGAAGAACCTAACATTGAATTTGAAAATGAAACACACATCAAAATATATTTTTAG